GAaagcgcagctcgcccaaggccaagcgccgcggccgaaGAAGCGCAAAGTTAAAGCAAGCGAGTAGCGATAGATGTAAACTACGTATACCCTATCGCGTGGGTATCAGTGCGCCGGTgggcgcgcgacgctcggcggaGGCTGGGAGAAGTTGGGCGGCGGCTGGGCGAAGTTGGGCGGGGGCACGCTCATATTCGGCGGGGGCACGCTCATATTCGGCGGAGGCACCGTGATCGGCGGGCGCACTGACGGCGGGGGCACcgtcggcacggcgcctgtcggcagcggcggcggcggcgtggtgATCGGTCCCTGTCCCAGCGGCGGGCGCACTGCGTCAGACATGCAACGTACccatcggcggcgggcgcccgTACGGCCCCAGGAGCTCAAGAGGCGGCGGGTATCCCCGCTTTTGGTAGTCCTTCATCAACGTATCCACCACTCCCTGGATCTCGTACGGCGGAAGGGCTGCGTAAGAAGAAAAAACGTACATGCATAATAGTCGCGCACATTCTGCAGATGGTTCCTGCCGCAGTTATGGGCCTTGCGCACTGCGTTAGTACTTTTGCGACCTACCCGACGTCGAGTCGTGCGTAAGGAACACGTCACAATAGTCTGGGGTCAGCTACGTCACGTACCGCAATAGTGCTTCCCCATCGCTTCGTGGAGGTAGCAGAAAATGCACGTGGCGCGCCCGCCGGTTTTCTCCCCAGCACTGACCACTGGAGGATGTCGCAGAGCCTACTGGCGCACCTGCAGCATGCGCTGATCCGCATTGCGACGATCTCCCCCCGCGTGCTTGCGAGTCCTCCGACGcagccgaggcgcgcgagtgTGGCGCTCATTGTGCGCATTCGTCCCgctgccgaggacgagtcGTGGCTCCAGTCGAAATGGCGGCATGGCGAGGTGAAGGAGGAGGATGCGCACTACTTCCCCTCGATGACACGTACGTCTCTATGCTTACACAGAACAAGACGCAAACGGCACGTTGAGTAccgaggcgcgtctgcgGCAGTTCTTCTCCCTACCGTgggtgcagcgcggcacggccgagcTGTTGTTCATcaagcgcgctgcgcgcgagaaCGACCAGTGGTCGTCGCACGTCGCGTTCCCTGGTGGCCGTCGTGACGAGGAGGATGAAAGTGGCCTGTAcacggcgatgcgcgaaaCCTGGGAGGAAGTCGGGATCGACCTTGCCGAGAAAGAATTCCTGCAGGTCGGTCACCTCGAGGACCGCGAAATTACGAGCAGCCTCGGAAAGCGCCTCTTGATGATTTTGAGCCCGTATGGTACGTGCTGCTGCTCATCCAGTTTTCCTGCAGCTTTCGCCCTTCTCGCAACCGCCCCACCTGCAGCCGAGCGAAGTCGAGTCGGCGCAGTGGGTCCCGCTCAACCTGCTCTTTACGCCCAAGCCCAAGTGGGGCACCATCCACATCGACTTTGCGCGCCAtgcgccgaggagctctgcagtgcgcggcatgctgcgcctgctcatCGGCAAGATGTCGTTCCGGTGCATTGAGCTCCCCAACCGCCCGACCGCCCTCGCGGAGATCAACGAGAACGACCCGTCGGTGTCGACTGCGGGCCTGATGCCTAAGGCGGACCTTCCCGATGCAAAgagcgaggacgacgacggcgtcACGCGGCAGCTCACCGACTCGGAGCAGGACTACATGGAGCAGTGCACGCCGCACCTGCAGCTGTGGGGCCTCACGCTCGGCATGACGCTCGACTTTCTCGCGCACATGTCGACGCACAATATGCACCTGCTcccccgcgacgcgcgctcCAAGACgattgtcgagcgcgtcatGGCCTACACGCCCTCGAGCTGGTTGCTTGGCGCGCCCGACGGGGGCGTGCccgtgcgcaaggcgccgagcgtcgtcgaggtgtTCCCGCGCTTCAGCTACCCCGATGTCAACTTCTGGATCTGGGTGTTTGGGTGGCGCTACCGCGTCATCCAGCGCGGCTGGGAGCGGAGTATCGGCACCGAgatggagcgccgcgcgcactggtcgggccttgcgctcgccgcatTCTAGTACGTCGCTATACTAACCCAGCTCGTGCGTCCGCCGTgctctcctcgtcgcgatcgtcctgcgcgcgctcggcctcgtgaGCCTGACGGGCTTTGTGTCTTAtatcgccgtgcgccggatGCGCCGGATGCGCGCCACTGCATAATAGCAAGCTGTAGTCTATGCAAGAATCATGTCTACTTGTTCAGCTCCTCGGTGCGCTTCTGCAGCTCCTCTTTCGCTGCGTTAGACTCGCGACGTACACAGAGGCTTGTCGAGGTTGTTGGCGGTCTCTGCATCGAGCTTCTGGATGCCCGGCGTGGCGGGCGCACCcgacgcaagcgccgcgttGCCACCCACTTTGGGGTCCGTGCTGGGGTTGTTGCTCGTCGCGGGGTGCGGCCTGCGTCAGATCAGCCACCTACTGGATCGAGATCTTCTGGTCGTCAGACATGGCGGgtctcgtgcagcgccaccGCGGGGATGCGCACGGGCAGTGGAGAGCCATGTGGCAAACCTCCACGTGCCTATGCGCGATCGGAACGCGCTGACTTGACGCATAGGGTAGGCCGAGGAAATCCGCCGAGCACGGGCGGTGTTTGGTCCCTGACGACGACGTTGAGGATGCTGTACACCCGTACCGTCCTGGGCCTCCTGGCCCTATTTCACGCTGCGGGCGTGCTTGCCAACACGCCTATCCTTCCTCGTGACGACTCGCACGGACCCGAGCAGCCGGACACCGCGCCGAACCTGCCGGAAATCCCCCAGGTGCCGTTCCTGGGCAACGACTCGATGCCGTACAGCGCGCCGTTTTACCCTTCGCCCaacacctcgacgcgcggctGGTGGAAGGAGGCcgtggagcgcgcgcgcagcgatgTCGACAAGCTCAATGTGACGGACCTCGTGGCGCTCGTGACGGGCGTCGGCTACGGCAACGGCCGCTGTGTCGGCAACATTGCCGCTGTGCCCAAGATCGGCTTCGAGGGCCTGTGTCTGCAGGACTCGCCCGCGGGCCTCCGCCAGGTCGACCGCGCCACCGCATTCCCAGACGGCAtgacgaccgccgcgacctTTTCCAAGGAGCTCTTTtacgagcgcggcgtcgccatGGCCCAGGAATTCCGCACCAAGGGCGCGCATGTGCAGCTCGGCCCTATGATCAACgtcgcacgctcgccgacggccggACGCAACTGGGAGGGCTTTGGCGCCGATCCGTACGTgaacggcgaggcggcctTCTATAcgacgctcggcatgcAGTCGCAAGGCGTCCAGGCTACGCTGAAGCACTACCTCGCCAACGAGCAGGAGCATTTCCGCAACACCGGCTCGTCGAacctcgacggccgcacggagcgcgagctgtaCCTGCACCCCTTTTTGCGTGGTATCCAGGCAGGTGCCGTCTCGGTCATGTGTGGCTACAATCTCGTGAACAACTCGTGGGCGTGCCAGAACTCGGAGCTGCTCAATGCGCGCCTCAAGACCGAGCTTGGGTTCCAGGGCTACGTCATGACCGACTGGggcgcgcaccgctcgGGTGTCGCCTCGGCCAACGCCGGCCTCGACATGTCGATGCCGGGTGGCACGTCATGCTGCGAGTTCAATCTTACCTCGAGCTACTGGGGTCCGAACCTGACCGACGCGGTGACCAACAGCACGGTGGCCAAGACGCGTCTCGACGATatggcgacgcgcgtcctcgccgcgTACTATTTCCTGCACCAGGACAAGGAATATCCCAAGGTCAACTTTGACTTTATCGACCACCTCAACCCCGCGACGAACGAGGCGGTGGATGCGACGCAGGACCACGACACGATCGCACGCAcagtcggcgccgcgggctcGGTCCTCCTCAAGAACGAGCGTAatgcgctgccgctgcaCAAGCCGCGCAAGATCGCCGTGATcggtgccgacgccgcgccgatgcTCCTCGGCCCGAACTACTACACGGACCGCATCGGTCCCCCGTCGAGCATTGTTGGCCAGGGCTGGGGCTCGGGCACGGTCGACTACAGCTACTTGATCTCACcgtacgaggcgctccagcaCCGCGCACGCAAGGACCGCACCGCGATCAACTGGTCGCTGGATGACTACGACCTGAAGAATGCGCAGACGGTCGCCAACTACacggacgccgcgctggtcTTTGTCACGTCGCTTTCCGGCGAAGGCTACGGCACGGTGCCCCAGGCGCCGGACGGCAACATGGGCGACCGCAACAACATGACGCTCTGGAacggcggcgaggagctcgtcaaGGCGGTCGCTGCGATGCACAACAACACgatcgtcgtcgtgcacTCGGTCGGCGCTGTGCTCATCGAGGACTGGATCGAGCACCCGAACATTACTGCGGTCGTGTTTGCCCACCTCGGCGGCTCGGAGAGCGGCAACAGTATCACGGACGTGCTCTACGGCGAGTACAACCccgccggccgcctgcCGTACTCGATCGCAAAGAAGCGCGAAGACTATGGCGCAGAAGTCTTGTACAATGACAAGGCGCCGCACCCCCAGGTCAACTATACCGAAGGCCTGCTGATCGACTACCGCCACATTGACGCAAAGCGCATCACGCCGCGCTTCGAGTTCGGGTTCGGCCTGTCCTACACCAACTTTAGCTACGCCGACCTGGACGTGgaccgcgtcgacggcaAGCACGGTGGCACCTGGAACGGACGCTGGCACGGCAagcgtgcgccggacggCCTGCCGGACTGGCTCTTTGAGCCCATGTACAACATCTCCTACTCGGTCAAAAACacgggcgagcgcgacggccacGAAGTCCCGCAGCTGTACCTCGCCTTCCcgccctcgagcggcgagccCCCCCGTGTGCTCCGCGACTTTGAGCGCGTGTGGGTGCCCAAGGGCAAGACCGTCTCTCTCTCTCATACGCTCAGCCACTACGACGTGTCAGTCTGGAACACGACCCAGCAGCAGTGGCTGCAGCCCGAGGGCCGCATCGAGGTGCTtgtcggcgcgtcgtcgcgcgacaTTCGCCTGAATGCGACTCTCTACGATCCATAACGCCACAGACATTCGTTGCACTATCATTACGCCATCTTTTGAAacttgcgcgcgccgagcgtcgatTGGTCGGCGGCCATAGGAATGCTCACCGCCGATGCATGCCACGGTGCAGgctgcgctggcgcttCGTAGACTGGCGGGCTCGGtgtcgccggcgcactcgTCCACGCACCGCCCACAAactgcgcggcggagcggcgggggacgctcgacggcatGCCGGCTTGGTCGTACTtcttgcgcggcgtgctcgacgcggcgggcggGACATACTGGCTGAtggccggcgcgacgtgcgcgaccaGCAACCGGCGGAAGCGTACCGTGGGCCAAAAGAGGGGAATACGCGCAGGGAGCAAGAGCGACAGCTCCTTGGAGCGAtccgcctgcggcgcagtcGGCAGCACCGCGGCCTGCGACCCGAGTGCCGTGCTCTGTGGCTGGGGATCCGCAAGCAATGCGAGCACCGAACAGATCGGAAAGACGAGCATAAAAAGCATCAAGTTCAAGAGCCCGCTCGGGTGGAAAAAGGACACGGCGgtcgacggcacgccgaaGCCGATCAGGTACGACCAGTGCGACTCGCTGAAGCGGAGGCGCTGTGTGAGTCTTGCAACGTACCTTTTCCAGCGACCATCCCCGCACCGCCCAGATCTGTTCGAAGCAAAAGTAGCCGTCGACCATCGACATGACCAGgaacgcgagcggcggcccGAGGTAGGGAATGCACTGCAGGCCAAAGCACACCACCGAGTAGTTGACAAtcagcgcaaggcggcaCACGTGCTCGACCCACGTCGTcgcctgcaggcgctggcgtATGCCAGCGACCTTGACGTTCTGTGCAGAGtacgcggcctcggcgacgcccGTCGTCCAGGTCGAGGCCATCAAGTAGCTCCCGGCAATCAGAGGGTATAACCAGAATGCACTCGAGACCGAGCCGACCCACACGGCGGAAGTATCCTCGTTCTCGAACGAATCTGCCTCGTCGTACCACGTCCGCGACGGAAGCATGGTGAGACGGAAAAAGTATACGAGCGCGCACACGGCGGTGCTGAGCAGCAGGCCCTTGAGCAGTCCCATCCGCAGTTCGGACGACCTGTGTGAGGAGAGCAAGAGACGTACATCTGTACCAGTCCCATGGCGCGCTTCCAGCGATTGGCATCCGTCCAGCCGCCGTACGCCCAGCGTGCGTGCAGCTTGGCGCTCCGGGCGAGGCTCATCCTCGGGGCGTGGATCGTGGGCCCCTTGGCGCTCCACAGACCCGGAGTCGACGAAGGCCACCCAGCATCGTAGTCCTCATCCAGCTGTGACGTAATGCTTGCGTCTGTGTCCAAGTCGACCGACTGTAGGACGACGCGATCGTGACGTCCCATGGCCCCTGCACGTCGAAAAGCTTGCCGTCGAAACCAAGGGCGTTGCTGACTAAGCACGTGTTGTTTACGGAGCGACACGATGCCGAAAGAGCTGCCCAAGGTCGACTTGGAGCACCCAAGCGACCTGGACTATATCATCAACGCAGTACGAAAGTATGCGTTAGATGCAGGGAAAGAGCGCTTGCGGGCGCGTGggctgcacggcgccgcgtcctcgctcgaggacacgctcgagcacgcggtgGAGCGCGTACGTTGCCTGACTGACACAGTGGGTCTATGCCGCGCGCACACGGCTCATGCACAACGTGCTGATCAATGGCATGACCTTTTCCGAATACAGCAAGCAGGCAGCGGCTACGGAACCAttcgacgaggcgctcgcgaacAAGGTCGACACCTTGGCCGAGGaagtcgacgagctcgcggagcgcgtcgtctcTTGCCGCAAGGCGATCCCTACTGCCTATGCACAGGCGGTCCAGCGCCGCTCCGAGGCgcttggcacgctcgccgatgcgcgcgaAGAGCGGCgacagcgccgcctgcgcaccgcgaAACCCCGCGCACGCTTCCCCGCGCTGGCCAAAGGCGAGCCTCTGAGTGTCGATCTCGAAGCCAAGGGCCGGTCTGAGGATGCGTTGCGCACCGTATATACCCAGCTGGAGCAGCTCCGCGTGGTACGTATGTCACCTTCTCATGGCAGAATCTATTGGAGCGTGCATCTGCAGCCGAAGATCAGGAACGGCTGGTTCGGCGGCTTCGGCAAATGCCCCCTTAGCGCCTCCATTGGCCTACGCTAAACCGGGAATAAAGGTTTGTGACGTTCGCCTGTCCAATCTGGGAGGCCCGATGCGCATGCGCCACTGCTGCCTCtgcggagcgccgcctgcggtAGCTGCGGGACTTTGTGCTATAGGTCAAACATAATTGGTTGCGCCTGTCGATGAACCCTCATACAGGGAGGTGCTGACAAAGCAATTCCGAAAAACCAAAAATAATTTCGTCGGAATCCGGCGCATTACCGGCTCAGCAGCGCGGTGCAGCCCGAAGTCGGTGCGAGCGCATGTTTCGTTGGCTTGGCTCAGCGACAGTGCAGCAACGACATTTGTTCACCGCTCCCCTCTCAGGAATCCATCGCACCACGACCAACATCATGGCTATCGAGAAGCAGAAGGTCGCCATTATCGGCTCAGGCAACTGGTACGTTTAGAGCAAGCGAGCAAGCAGCTAACACTGCGCAGGGGTAGCGCCATTGCCAAGATTGCGGGTACGTACAGGCACAGCCTGTGGGGATTCGAGGTACTGACCGACAGGCTACAACGCTGCGCGCCACTCGGACTCGTTCGAACGCCAGGTGAACATGTATGTCTACCAGGAGAAGGtaggtgctgcgcgcccTGAGCGGAATACTGACTTCTAGATCGACGGTCAGAACCTGACGGACATCATCAACGAGGAGCACACCAACAAGAAGTACCTCCCCAACGTGCAGCTCCCCGAGAACGTCGTTGCCATCTCGAACGTCGaggaggccgcgcgcgacgcgactCTTCTGATCTTCGTGCTGCCGCACCAGGTACGTTTTTGCTGCATGGAGAAGCTCACACGACAGTTCATTCTTAATGTCTGCAAGTCGCTCAAGGGCAACATCTCGCCCAAGGCCCACGCCATCTCCATGATCAAGGgtgtcgacgtgcgcgacaaCAAGATTAGCATTTTTGCCGACGTCATCCAGGAGGCTCTCGGCAtcccttgcgctgctcttAGCGGTGCCAACATCGCCAACGAGGGTACGTTACTTTTTTTTGCTCACAGCAGTCGCCCGCGACAAGTTCTCGGAGACCACCGTCGGCTACCGCCCCAaccagcgcgagcttgcCCTGTCCTACGTCAAGCTCTTTGACACCAACAACTTCCGCGTCGGCATGATCGACGATGTTGCCGGTGTCTCGCTCTGCGGTGCCCTCAAGAATGTCGTTGCCATCGGCGCCGGCTTCTGCGATGGTCTCGGCTGGGGTGACAACGCCAAGGGTACGTTTCCACTGACTAACCTTAGCTGCCATTATGCGCATTGGTCTTATGGAGATGAAGAAGTTCTCGCTCGAGTTCTTCCAGAACGTCAAGCCCGAGACCTTTACCGAGACCAGCGCCGGTATTGCTGACCTGATCACGACCTGTACGTATGGCGACACGACTGACCTCCAGGCTTTGGTGGCCGTAACCGCAAGTGTGCCGAGGCCTTTGTCAAGACTGGCAAGCCCTTCTCggtcctcgaggcggagctgCTCAACGGCCAGAAGCTCCAGGGTACCGAGACCGCCCGCGAGGTCTACCAGTATCTCTCGTCGCGCAACCGTGTCGATGCCTACCCTCTCTTCCGCACGATCTACAAGATCTCGTTCGAGGGCATGCCCCCGGCCCAGCTCACTTCCGACCTCTGAGTCGTGCGTGAATCCCATGCTCTTCACTAGCGCTCTGCGCTGAGGCGGGCCTTTGTTGCATACTGTGACGCTGGCACACGAGCATTCTAATGGACGTTTCACCGTGAATAGCTGCTCTATAGCGATTATTTGCCTTCCCAGAATGCTTGTTCGCGTGCGCCTTCCACCGTATCGCTTGGCGTGGGGACAAAGGTACGGCAGCGCGACTTGAATACCTCGAgtgagcggcggcggatgATGGACTCTACTGCGAGCTCGTTGCGCAGCTGTCGCTCCGTGAACTCTGCGCGGTTCTCCGCGCGGCTCCACGCAGGAGCGGGggcaggcgccgcgacaTAGTCCTTGTCGAGGCGGCTGTCGGGGTTCGTCGCGCCCGCGGCAGGGTTGGCGGCCTGGCCGTTGACTGCAATGCAGTAGCGGATGGTATCTTCACGGCGCACCCATAcgtccagcagctcgcgccaAAACGAGGCACAGACCGTGTCGTTGAGCGACGCGTAGGTCGACTTGCCGAgatcggccgcggccgccgacgaaaAACGCTTgtcgtgctgctgcaggagcgacggcggcgcggacgTGCCTGTATCACGAGAGCGTGCGGATGAGCGGTTCAGACGCAGCGTCACTCCATCGTCCAACGCACGGAACTGCCGCAAGAGGTCTGTGTGAGACGCACGCCGTACCTTTAAACTCCACGAGCTCCAAACAAatgctcggcgagacgtcgcgcacgctcggggGCGTGGGCACGGGCGCCGAAATCGACGTACTGCTCGACTCGGGCCCCGCGTCCGTGggctgcgtgcgcatcggTGGCGAAAAGTACACCTTCGGCACCATTCCTTCCAGCGTGGGTGGAGCCGGCCAAAGTGTTCCACGTGGCAAAGCACATGCACGGACGCAGCGGGCTCGGTGCGGGGCTGTCGTCTGACACGATCTCGGTCGTTCTTCACGATTTTCCGCCCTACTACACGTCTCCTTTTCCAAGCTACCAAGATGGCCACTGACGAGAACTGCATCTTTTGCAAGATCATCGCTGGCAAGATCCCCTCGCGCAAGTTCCTCGAGACGGAGAAGAGCTATGCCTTCCTCGGTACGTTGCACGACTAACGCAGATATCGGACCTTGCTCGCGGGGCCACAGCCTGATTATCCCCAAGCATCACGCTGCCAAGATGCACGAGCTTCCGGATGACAGCCTTGCCGACATTCTGCCGGTCGCCAAGAAGATTGCGATCGCCACGGGAGCGACCGACTACAACGTGCTGCAGAACAATggccgcatcgcgcaccAGGTCGTGGACCACGTGCACTGTACGTGTATACGCTAACGCAGTTCATGTTATCCCCAAGCCTACCGAAGAGCAAGGCCTAGTTGTCGGCTGGCCCTCGACCAAGCCTAACAACGAGGAGCTGGACGATGTACGTGGGGGGGTCTCACCACAGGTGTACAAGAAGATGATGGAGAAATTGTAGAGTATTGTACACACCTATAGACTAGAGATACATGGAACTGCCCAGGTACGCTTGGGCATGGGCCTGGCGCTGGAGGGGGTCCACCGGCGGAGCGGGGAGGACAGCCACCGTGGATATCCACTTGCCGGGTATCATGACCATCGGGACGTGGCGCTCAGAGCACACTTCGTCGGTCTGGGggtcgagcgtctgctCCACGGCCTCGTTGAGAATGGCATTGCCTTGCGAGTCTATGCACACAAGCATGCCACAAATCGCGCGTGGGCTGTCAGACAGCCGTATCCGGAGATGCTGCTCCAGGTAGCGGGTGCGGACGCGGTCTTCGGCCGCAGAGGCTTGCGGCGTCGCCATCCGGGTGGTGGTGAGACGCTTCCCCGCATCTTTTTTGCTGAGATAAGCGCATGGTTCGTTCCTCACGCACTGTGTAGGCGATGCAGCCAGACGGCGGGGAGCCTGCCGAGGCCTCGCCGGTCTTTAAGAAGCGGGGGCACCGTGGAAAAGTGACCAAGATCTCAGCCACAGCCTTGCCGGACGATGCGGCAGATAACGCGTCGCCAGATGATGGAGAAAAATCGGCTAGGTACGTGCACCGACTTACCCAGTccggcggtcgacgagctcgtcacCCTGCGCAACCTCTTGCGCAAGCCAACAGGCATCGAGCTCAGCCAGCTCAACCAAGGTGACACGAAGAAAAAGGGGGGAGAGCAGGGGACAGCTGCGGGAGGAGACGCGCATGCCAATGCCATACACAAACTCGTGCACAAGGACCATTTTCAgggcgagacgcgcgccaTGGATGTGGACAAGCACATGTACGCACCTGCGCTTACCCAGGATGGACTATGTCGAGTCAGAAATGCGCAAGCGGAAATTGGGCGACGGGGGCGACATGTCGAAAGAAGGGCTTCAAAAACGCATGGTAGACCCGGCAGACGAGCTCTTCCAAGTCGCGGAAAAGTACCGCAAGCTGCAGCGTGAGGCACAGAGCGAACTTCCTTCGCAGACATCTCGCCCTAGCGCCGAAGGCCACTCGACTCTAAGTGCTGCCATGCTCAGTAAGGTGCCCGAAATTGATCTCGGCATCAGTGCGCGCCTGCAAAACATTGAGGCCACAGAGAaggcgaagcgcgagctcTATGAAAAGCGACAGAGTGCGCCCAAgccggacgcgccgacTGGGCCTTGTATGTCCCTTGGCTAACCCAGTTTTCCGCGCCAACGcccgcacgccgtcggcacgcgacgaggcggcgcttttgcgagatgcgcgccgcgaggcccACGGCGAGCCGATACCCCCCCGCCCCGAGCCGCGTCCCCGGCACGAGCAGGCGAGCGATGACCGGGTGCTGGGCCGCTTTAAGAAGCGGCAGCGCTCGTTTCGGTAGCATAGTGTACAGGACGACTACGATCACTACGGAAGCATCGATTCTTcgtcgcgaggcggccgcgcccaGTCCCATAGCCGGACCgtgccgtcgtcggcacAGCTGGCGAGCAGGCCTTGTACCTTGTTCCACACCGTGCTGTATACCACGACCTGCTTGCGGCTGTAGTAGGCGTGCGAGGCGGGCAGTGCATCCATCGACGGCGCACCGAGACCCGTCGcagggcggcgcagcgtgccgtcTGTATGCGAAGCTTCGAAGCCGTGTCCTTCGAGGGTCTGCAAGACATTTGACGACTCGCGGTCCCACACATACACGAGGCCGTCCTCGGAACCACTGATCAAGAGGCTGGGGTGCGCAAAGGAGCACCGGATAAAGTTCTTCGACGTGTTCTGATGGCCCTTGAAGCGCTGCAGAGGGCGGAGCATACGCATGTCCCAGAGACGGTTCGAGTTGTCCTTGGAGCTGGTCAGGAGCTGCATTCCGTCCTCGCTCATCTCCACCGAGGTCACCTCGCCTAGGTGGCCAGGGAGCGTGCGGATGCACAGGCCAGACAAAGTGTCCCAGAACCGGATCGAAGTATCTTTTGCACCGCTCACAATCATGCGTCCTTGCGGCGAAAAGACGCCAGacgacacgccgagctggtGGCCCGGGAACATGCGGATCGCCGTGCCAGTGGCCAAGTCGTAGAGACGCACGAGCTTGTCGTAGCCACCGCTGAGCAAGTGCCCTTGGTCGGGACTAAAGCGGCAACAGTACACATCGCCGTAGCCACCGCGCAGGGTAAGCTGGGCGAGCGTCGACTCGGTACTCCAAATCTTCACTGTCGAGTCGCCACTCGCACTCGCAACAAAGGCGCCGTTGAGGGTCGCATCCACATCCCAAATACGGCTTGTGTGCCcttcgaggagcgcatcgcatTGTCCCGAATCGGTGTCCCACAGGCGCAGAGAGCAGTCGCTCGATCCACTGACCAGCTTGCGCCCGTCCTCGCCAACAAAGCGCACGCACTTGACGTTCTGTGCATGCCCATAGAGTGTCTTGCGACACCGGTTCGGCACGACAAAGCCCGAGTAGTCTTGCAGCAAGCTGTTGACCACAGGCACAGTGCGCTTCTGGTAGCGAGCAAACTCCACCTGGTAGGCCATCGACTGATGCAGCAGCgtgagcaggcggcggggCGGGACGTGCACAGTGCTCTTCTTCTCCGTTTCAGAGTTACCATTGGTGCCGCTGTGCCCCGCTTCTGTCGCAAACGGAGCATCACAGCCGGCAATCGtctcgcggtcgtcgcggtcCTGGTCGAGGATCGGCGAAAACTCGGCAACAAGGGCCTCACGAGCGGGCTGGATACCCTCCCAGGACCGGAAGGACGGTGCATCGGTCACCGAGCGAGCGGACAGCAGGTAGCACAGATCACCAAACTCGGCCGCATGGGGCTGGTagtgctcgagcggcttGAGTCGCTTCATTAGGAACGTAAACGCCTTTTGGAATTCACGGTGCTCAATATGCTCCAGGTACTGCTGCTTGTAAATCGCATAGAGGAACGCCTTGTGGTCCTTGAGCAGCGGCTTGGAGCACATCTTATCGACTTCCGACCAGTTTCCTTCCAAGAGGTAGTTGCGCAGCTTCCTGTGCTCTGCCATGGtatcctcgcgctcgcgaaTCTTGATGCCTGCCTCCTCGAGTAGCGCCtgacgagcggcgccaaAGCCTTCGTCGTAGAGCCACTGACTAATAATGCGCACAATGTCTTCCTTGATGCGCGGGCTGTTCCACGGCATGATGACCGAGTTCACTGTGTCGCCCACGTTTGTTGCACCGAGCGACGTTGATGTGTTTAGCGGGTTCGAATCTGAGGCC
This region of Malassezia japonica chromosome 8, complete sequence genomic DNA includes:
- a CDS encoding glycerol-3-phosphate dehydrogenase (NAD(+)) (EggNog:ENOG503NVN7; COG:C) — its product is MAIEKQKVAIIGSGNCAIAKIAGYNAARHSDSFERQVNMYVYQEKNLTDIINEEHTNKKYLPNVQLPENVVAISNVEEAARDATLLIFVLPHQFILNVCKSLKGNISPKAHAISMIKGVDVRDNKISIFADVIQEALGIPCAALSGANIANEAVARDKFSETTVGYRPNQRELALSYVKLFDTNNFRVGMIDDVAGVSLCGALKNVVAIGAGFCDGLGWGDNAKAAIMRIGLMEMKKFSLEFFQNVKPETFTETSAGFGGRNRKCAEAFVKTGKPFSVLEAELLNGQKLQGTETAREVYQYLSSRNRVDAYPLFRTIYKISFEGMPPAQLTSDL
- a CDS encoding uncharacterized protein (EggNog:ENOG503P7DB; COG:S); the encoded protein is MVPKVYFSPPMRTQPTDAGPESSSTSISAPVPTPPSVRDVSPSICLELVEFKDLLRQFRALDDGVTLRLNRSSARSRDTGTSAPPSLLQQHDKRFSSAAAADLGKSTYASLNDTVCASFWRELLDVWVRREDTIRYCIAVNGQAANPAAGATNPDSRLDKDYVAAPAPAPAWSRAENRAEFTERQLRNELAVESIIRRRSLEVFKSRCRTFVPTPSDTVEGAREQAFWEGK
- the HNT1 gene encoding bis(5'-nucleosyl)-tetraphosphatase (asymmetrical) (COG:T; BUSCO:EOG092658WY; EggNog:ENOG503P2XN), which codes for MATDENCIFCKIIAGKIPSRKFLETEKSYAFLDIGPCSRGHSLIIPKHHAAKMHELPDDSLADILPVAKKIAIATGATDYNVLQNNGRIAHQVVDHVHFHVIPKPTEEQGLVVGWPSTKPNNEELDDVYKKMMEKL
- a CDS encoding uncharacterized protein (EggNog:ENOG503P4F4; COG:S), with product MQPDGGEPAEASPVFKKRGHRGKVTKISATALPDDAADNASPDDGEKSASPAVDELVTLRNLLRKPTGIELSQLNQGDTKKKGGEQGTAAGGDAHANAIHKLVHKDHFQGETRAMDVDKHMMDYVESEMRKRKLGDGGDMSKEGLQKRMVDPADELFQVAEKYRKLQREAQSELPSQTSRPSAEGHSTLSAAMLSKVPEIDLGISARLQNIEATEKAKRELYEKRQIFRANARTPSARDEAALLRDARREAHGEPIPPRPEPRPRHEQASDDRVLGRFKKRQRSFR
- a CDS encoding uncharacterized protein (EggNog:ENOG503NXMP; COG:S) — its product is MTDADDRSREDSLLNEIYSLAPYFSYDQGKSRTDDTGRNGALVNASPERADGHPGTNWNDRMKALWHEANDQDVVDRQNQRATPYFTEPSLQTGVTPSLASDSNPLNTSTSLGATNVGDTVNSVIMPWNSPRIKEDIVRIISQWLYDEGFGAARQALLEEAGIKIREREDTMAEHRKLRNYLLEGNWSEVDKMCSKPLLKDHKAFLYAIYKQQYLEHIEHREFQKAFTFLMKRLKPLEHYQPHAAEFGDLCYLLSARSVTDAPSFRSWEGIQPAREALVAEFSPILDQDRDDRETIAGCDAPFATEAGHSGTNGNSETEKKSTVHVPPRRLLTLLHQSMAYQVEFARYQKRTVPVVNSLLQDYSGFVVPNRCRKTLYGHAQNVKCVRFVGEDGRKLVSGSSDCSLRLWDTDSGQCDALLEGHTSRIWDVDATLNGAFVASASGDSTVKIWSTESTLAQLTLRGGYGDVYCCRFSPDQGHLLSGGYDKLVRLYDLATGTAIRMFPGHQLGVSSGVFSPQGRMIVSGAKDTSIRFWDTLSGLCIRTLPGHLGEVTSVEMSEDGMQLLTSSKDNSNRLWDMRMLRPLQRFKGHQNTSKNFIRCSFAHPSLLISGSEDGLVYVWDRESSNVLQTLEGHGFEASHTDGTLRRPATGLGAPSMDALPASHAYYSRKQVVVYSTVWNKVQGLLASCADDGTVRLWDWARPPRDEESMLP